Proteins co-encoded in one Pelobates fuscus isolate aPelFus1 chromosome 5, aPelFus1.pri, whole genome shotgun sequence genomic window:
- the SOCS3 gene encoding suppressor of cytokine signaling 3, with the protein MVTQSKFPSMSRALDTSLRLKTFSSRSEYNLVLSAVRKLQESGFYWSTVTGSQANLLLSTEPAGTFLIRDSSDHRHFFTLSVKTESGTKNLRIQCEPCGFSLQTDPRSAQPVPRFDCVLKLLRHYMPAKDSSNCNKRAYYIFSGGERVPLLLSRPLSSNVSTLQHLCRKAVNGQIENFQGRDQLPLPIKDFLQEYDSPV; encoded by the coding sequence ATGGTAACACAGAGCAAGTTCCCGAGCATGAGCCGGGCTTTGGACACCAGCCTTCGGCTCAAGACTTTCTCTTCCCGCAGCGAGTACAACCTGGTGCTGAGTGCCGTCCGCAAACTGCAGGAGAGTGGCTTTTACTGGAGCACCGTCACGGGTAGCCAGGCCAACCTGCTGCTGAGCACCGAACCCGCTGGGACCTTCCTAATCCGGGATAGCTCTGACCACCGACATTTCTTCACGCTCAGTGTGAAAACGGAATCTGGCACCAAAAATTTACGGATTCAATGTGAACCTTGTGGATTCTCTTTACAGACAGACCCACGCAGCGCGCAGCCGGTTCCACGGTTTGATTGCGTTCTCAAACTTCTGCGCCATTACATGCCTGCCAAGGACTCGAGCAATTGCAACAAAAGAGCGTATTACATTTTCTCTGGAGGGGAAAGGGTCCCTTTGCTCCTTTCTCGACCCCTATCCTCCAATGTTTCCACTTTACAGCACCTCTGCAGGAAAGCAGTGAACGGACAGATTGAAAACTTCCAAGGCCGGGATCAGCTACCGCTGCCCATTAAGGACTTTTTACAGGAATACGATTCACCTGTGTAA